A DNA window from Fragaria vesca subsp. vesca linkage group LG3, FraVesHawaii_1.0, whole genome shotgun sequence contains the following coding sequences:
- the LOC101296265 gene encoding gamma-soluble NSF attachment protein-like — protein MAGSDPNKLMAKADKLTKLSFTRWNADWKSATLLYEQAANGFRIAKDYEKAKEALEKASKGQELISSPWDAAKHMESAAALAKELGKWNEVADFYRRASELYTVCGRAQPASDALAKGARALEDHVPEEAIQLYIEACTILEDDGKEQMAFDLYRDVTSAYIKLQKYTDAAAFLLRWGLAADKCNATHSQCKAYLSAILIYLYIHDIKQAEKCYNDCSQVDAFLGNDHGRCASKLLSAYTEGDIEEIKRLAQSSAVSHLDHMVIRLARKLPTGDVSGLKTNSSKEQEEELDEDDLT, from the exons AACGAAGCTCAGTTTTACAAGGTGGAATGCTGATTGGAAAAGCGCTACTCTTCTGTATGAACAAGCGG CTAATGGGTTTAGGATTGCCAAGGATTATGAGAAAGCAAAGGAGGCGCTCGAGAAGGCATCAAAAGGACAAGAGTTGATCTCATC ACCCTGGGATGCTGCAAAGCATATGGAGTCTGCTGCTGCTCTAGCAAAAGAGTTAGGGAAGTGGAATGAAGTTGCTGATTTTTACAGAAGGGCATCAGAATTATACACTGTGTGTGGAAGAGCACAGCCTGCATCAGATGCTCTTGCAAAAGGAGCCCG TGCTCTTGAAGATCATGTGCCCGAAGAAGCCATTCAACTTTACATTGAGGCGTGCACTATTCTTGAAGATGATGGCAAAGAGCAAATGGCCTTTGATCTATATCGAGATGTCACTAGTGCTTATATAAAACTTCAGAA GTATACAGATGCTGCGGCTTTCCTGTTGAGATGGGGCTTAGCAGCTGATAAGTGCAATGCTACTCATAGCCAGTGCAAG GCATATCTTAGTGCAATTCTCATATACTTGTATATTCATGACATCAAGCAAGCAGAGAAATGCTACAACGATTGCTCCCA GGTTGATGCCTTTTTGGGCAATGATCATGGCCGATGTGCTAGTAAACTTCTTTCCGCATACACAGAAGGGGATATTGAAGAAATCAAACGACTTGCTCAGTCAAGCGCAGTTTCTCATCTTGATCACATG GTCATCAGACTCGCCAGGAAACTTCCTACAGGTGATGTCAGTGGACTAAAGACAAATTCGTCCAAGGAGCAAGAAGAGGAATTGGATGAAGATGACCTTACATAG
- the LOC101290932 gene encoding disease resistance protein RPM1-like yields MASSVTDLLIGKLVTILENEGTAIAGVRDEVYKIKEEFLSMKAFLKDAEANKPKTEGEQLWVGRIRDLAHDVEDIIDEFLYHMYEQKQSGGRLSRGLHKTIRAPSNLWFRHKIAKKLQKITQMIKDIPERNQRYGVGLTGGATTSEDSQKPGLNQAEYSFSITEEELVGIEGKKQILMGWLMDEEQHQTVISVVGMGGSGKTTLAAKTFNNERVQRHFHCYAWITVSETYVTEDLFRSLIKELHKSKKEDIPDLNAMNRTDLRDVLVNYLESKRYLIVLDDVWNIEVWKEVRIALHDKGLGSRIILTTRKEDIASYFGVKGHVHHIQPLKRYEAWELFSQKAFSSNDNKACPSELKSLAWELVEKCEGLPLAIVALGGVMSSKKSPDEWHRVLKSINWHLNNNSLLGPVKTLLLLSYNDLPSQLKHCFLYCSLLPEDYLIQRKRLIKLWIAEGFVEHANGVTPEEVAGGYLLELCFRSMLQVAMRNGEGRPKKVKMHDLLRELALSISEKEKFGLVYDGRQVMEEITTRRLSIHTTSDGGGIKSGPGMSNIRSLLVFATYMSSNELLSRFKLLRTLDLEDVQIDKLPDAVVYLFNLRYLSLRGCSLIKELPESIGRLRNLQFLNIRNTKIESLPQGIAKLLNLRHLIMYRQTGNFQVFEYEVGTKAPSNICQLQKLQCLITIESDGDTIRLIGNLTQLTTIGISNLKETDEIDLWVSIKKLTLLQALALQASNEEEFLPVKAECPPLPHLQKLYLTGRLQKVVPWFSSLHSLTFLQLHWSRLEDDVLPHIEALPNLTKLDLSNAYVGEELCFRRGFVKLVTLVLSDFGSLKKIAMEKGAMPNLRDLHVGSCMELKAVPLGLENLSNLQLLNLRTVPTEIINSIRKGGADRKNVQHIPKIRHVFQQSSEWFYENLS; encoded by the coding sequence ATGGCCTCGTCTGTAACGGACCTCTTAATTGGAAAACTTGTGACGATTCTGGAGAACGAAGGAACAGCTATAGCCGGTGTCCGTGATGAAGTATATAAGATTAAGGAGGAGTTTCTAAGCATGAAAGCTTTCCTAAAGGATGCGGAGGCCAACAAACCAAAAACTGAAGGAGAGCAGTTGTGGGTTGGTAGAATCAGAGACTTAGCCCATGATGTTGAAGATATCATCGATGAATTCTTGTATCACATGTATGAGCAGAAGCAAAGTGGGGGTCGACTTTCAAGAGGCCTGCACAAAACCATTCGAGCTCCAAGTAATCTTTGGTTCAGGCATAAAATTGCAAAGAAGTTGCAGAAAATTACTCAAATGATTAAAGATATTCCAGAGAGGAATCAAAGGTACGGTGTTGGCCTTACAGGAGGAGCGACTACATCTGAAGATAGTCAGAAACCGGGGCTGAACCAAGCGGAGTATTCGTTCTCCATTACGGAAGAGGAACTGGTTGGGATTGAAGGCAAGAAGCAAATACTAATGGGATGGCTGATGGATGAAGAGCAACACCAAACTGTAATATCTGTGGTTGGCATGGGGGGTTCTGGGAAGACAACTCTAGCTGCCAAGACCTTCAACAATGAAAGGGTACAGAGACATTTCCATTGTTATGCATGGATTACCGTTTCTGAAACTTATGTTACTGAAGACTTGTTTCGAAGTCTAATCAAGGAACTCCACAAATCAAAGAAGGAAGATATTCCAGACTTGAATGCCATGAACCGCACAGATTTACGAGATGTACTTGTTAACTACTTGGAGTCCAAACGGTATTTGATTGTTCTAGATGATGTGTGGAATATCGAAGTCTGGAAAGAAGTAAGGATAGCACTTCATGATAAAGGACTTGGAAGTCGAATCATACTGACAACCCGAAAAGAAGACATAGCATCTTATTTCGGAGTAAAAGGCCATGTTCACCATATTCAACCCCTGAAAAGGTATGAGGCTTGGGAGCTCTTCAGCCAGAAAGCATTCTCATCTAATGATAACAAAGCTTGTCCATCCGAGCTCAAGTCATTAGCTTGGGAACTGGTGGAGAAGTGTGAAGGCCTTCCTCTGGCTATCGTGGCTTTAGGCGGTGTTATGTCTTCAAAGAAGTCACCAGATGAATGGCACAGAGTCTTGAAAAGTATAAATTGGCATCTAAATAACAACTCATTGCTTGGCCCTGTCAAAACCTTGTTGTTGCTTAGTTACAATGATTTGCCATCCCAGTTGAAGCATTGTTTCCTTTATTGTTCCCTCTTACCAGAAGATTATTTGATTCAACGAAAAAGGTTGATTAAGCTGTGGATAGCTGAAGGATTTGTTGAACATGCAAACGGGGTCACGCCAGAAGAGGTTGCGGGTGGCTATCTTCTGGAACTCTGCTTCCGTAGCATGCTACAAGTTGCTATGAGAAATGGAGAAGGAAGGCCGAAAAAAGTTAAGATGCATGATCTTCTACGAGAGCTTGCTCTGTCGATATCCGAAAAAGAAAAATTTGGACTTGTATATGATGGAAGACAAGTAATGGAAGAGATCACAACCCGTCGCTTGTCAATTCACACAACGAGTGACGGAGGAGGAATTAAATCAGGGCCGGGTATGTCAAACATTCGTTCTCTTCTTGTCTTTGCAACTTACATGTCCTCAAATGAACTGCTTTCTCGATTCAAATTGCTGAGAACTCTAGACTTGGAGGATGTCCAAATTGATAAACTCCCAGATGCAGTTGTTTACTTGTTCAACTTGAGATATTTAAGCCTGCGGGGCTGCTCTCTAATCAAAGAACTTCCAGAGTCCATAGGGCGTCTCCGCAACCTTCAATTTCTGAACATCAGGAATACCAAGATAGAGTCACTTCCACAAGGAATTGCAAAATTGCTCAACCTGCGCCATCTCATTATGTATCGCCAGACCGGAAATTTTCAGGTCTTTGAATACGAGGTTGGGACAAAAGCGCCATCAAATATTTGCCAGTTGCAGAAATTGCAATGTTTAATAACTATTGAATCAGACGGGGACACTATCAGATTAATTGGGAACCTGACTCAACTTACGACCATCGGCATATCAAATTTGAAAGAAACAGATGAGATTGACCTTTGGGTCTCAATTAAGAAGCTGACTCTGCTTCAAGCTCTAGCACTCCAGGCAAGTAATGAAGAGGAATTTCTTCCTGTGAAGGCAGAATGTCCACCTCTTCCGCACCTTCAAAAGCTTTATTTGACAGGTAGACTGCAAAAAGTAGTACCTTGGTTTTCTTCCCTGCATAGCCTCACATTTCTGCAGCTGCATTGGTCTAGACTTGAAGACGATGTACTACCTCACATTGAAGCACTTCCCAATCTGACGAAGCTTGATCTTAGTAATGCATATGTTGGGGAAGAGTTGTGTTTCCGCAGAGGTTTTGTAAAGCTGGTGACATTGGTGTTGAGTGATTTTGGCTCGTTGAAAAAGATAGCTATGGAAAAAGGGGCCATGCCTAATCTCCGGGACTTACATGTTGGCAGCTGCATGGAATTGAAGGCAGTACCACTGGGCCTTGAAAACCTTTCTAATCTGCAACTCTTGAACCTGAGGACTGTTCCAACAGAAATTATAAACTCCATTCGGAAAGGAGGTGCGGATCGCAAAAATGTACAACACATCCCTAAGATCAGACATGTTTTCCAACAGTCATCCGAGTGGTTCTACGAAAACTTGTCCTAG